Proteins found in one Fulvitalea axinellae genomic segment:
- a CDS encoding MATE family efflux transporter, producing the protein MSDLTKGKELPAILKLALPIMGTSFVQMAYNMTDIAWLGRLGSDSVAAVGAAGFLVWLGNSLMMTTKIGAEVGIAQSIGRSDMGMARRVAGAATTLALVFASVYALFSLFFAPNLIGFFGFSETGVAEQAILYLRIVSGGMVFAYLNQTFSGVFNGKGDGRTPFYVNTLGLVVNMALDPLLIFGYGPFPAMGVAGAAMATVLSQFIVAVVFAVLLKGKKTPLGKPQLFGKLEKVTVKPIVSVGFPVAAQMALFSVIAMVVTRLVSGWGALPVAVQSVGAQIEAISWMTASGFATALGTFTGQNFGSKKLGRIKRGYFGTLLLMTVVGLLPTLLFVFFGKEVFSLFIPEKEPIELGGIYLRILAVSQIFMIWEITTSGLFNGVGKSNIPSYVGIVFTALRIPAAIYLSDVLDWGVEGIWWAITFSSILKGVILVAWAFARLLPELNAKHDEVLAKEQPMVV; encoded by the coding sequence ATGAGTGATTTGACGAAAGGAAAGGAATTGCCGGCTATATTGAAGTTGGCGTTGCCTATAATGGGGACATCGTTTGTGCAGATGGCCTATAATATGACCGACATTGCGTGGTTGGGACGTTTGGGAAGCGATTCCGTTGCGGCGGTCGGCGCGGCGGGTTTCTTGGTTTGGCTCGGAAATTCCCTGATGATGACCACGAAGATCGGGGCCGAAGTGGGGATTGCCCAATCAATAGGCCGTAGTGATATGGGAATGGCCAGGAGAGTGGCTGGTGCGGCCACTACGCTGGCATTGGTTTTTGCCAGCGTTTACGCTTTGTTTTCCCTGTTTTTCGCCCCAAACCTTATAGGTTTCTTTGGTTTTAGCGAAACGGGAGTGGCCGAACAGGCAATTCTGTATCTGCGGATAGTTTCGGGCGGTATGGTATTCGCCTATCTCAACCAGACGTTTTCGGGTGTTTTTAACGGAAAAGGGGATGGTCGCACGCCGTTTTATGTCAATACGTTGGGGTTGGTGGTTAATATGGCGCTTGACCCCTTGTTGATTTTCGGATACGGGCCATTTCCTGCAATGGGCGTAGCCGGCGCCGCTATGGCTACCGTGCTGTCGCAGTTTATAGTGGCTGTGGTATTTGCTGTTTTGCTTAAAGGAAAGAAAACCCCGTTGGGCAAGCCCCAGCTGTTCGGAAAGTTGGAGAAGGTGACGGTGAAACCGATCGTATCGGTAGGTTTTCCCGTGGCGGCGCAGATGGCGCTTTTCTCCGTAATTGCCATGGTCGTAACCCGTTTGGTTTCGGGTTGGGGCGCTTTGCCTGTCGCTGTACAGAGTGTGGGGGCGCAGATCGAGGCTATTTCCTGGATGACGGCAAGCGGTTTCGCTACGGCGTTAGGAACATTTACGGGTCAGAACTTCGGGTCGAAAAAATTAGGGCGGATCAAGCGGGGGTACTTTGGCACATTGTTGCTGATGACGGTCGTTGGGTTGTTGCCGACTCTACTGTTCGTATTCTTTGGCAAAGAAGTCTTTTCTTTATTTATTCCGGAAAAGGAACCAATAGAATTGGGAGGGATTTATCTGAGGATATTGGCGGTTTCGCAGATCTTTATGATTTGGGAAATCACTACTTCCGGGTTGTTTAACGGTGTGGGTAAAAGTAATATTCCTTCGTATGTCGGGATAGTTTTTACCGCTTTGAGAATTCCTGCGGCGATTTACCTTTCCGATGTGTTGGATTGGGGCGTGGAAGGAATCTGGTGGGCGATTACGTTCTCGTCTATCTTAAAAGGTGTGATTTTGGTCGCTTGGGCTTTTGCGCGCCTGCTTCCGGAGCTGAATGCCAAACACGATGAGGTTTTGGCCAAGGAGCAGCCAATGGTTGTCTAA
- a CDS encoding HdeD family acid-resistance protein: MKKYVYENWWATALKGLAALLFGIFAVVRTSLAFETLVYYFGFLAIISGILVFSGAIRYKKTLPHRGLWIFEGLLDIIIGVIVIYYPAPSAEVLLILMGAWAFATGAMQLLAAFRLHDGWLWGLGGVASIAFALILFKHPIAGAIAITFVIGIYMIILGVFLLSSAFRLRQHRDPF; this comes from the coding sequence ATGAAAAAATACGTATACGAAAACTGGTGGGCCACGGCCCTAAAGGGTCTGGCCGCCTTGTTATTCGGCATTTTCGCCGTAGTTCGCACCAGTCTGGCTTTCGAAACGCTTGTCTACTACTTCGGCTTTCTGGCCATTATCAGCGGAATTCTGGTTTTCTCGGGCGCTATCCGCTACAAAAAAACACTTCCCCACCGCGGCCTCTGGATTTTTGAAGGCCTTTTGGATATTATCATTGGCGTAATCGTTATTTACTATCCCGCACCGTCCGCCGAAGTTTTGTTGATACTGATGGGAGCTTGGGCTTTCGCCACAGGCGCCATGCAACTATTGGCAGCCTTCCGCTTGCATGACGGCTGGCTGTGGGGGCTTGGAGGCGTCGCTTCTATCGCCTTCGCCTTGATTCTTTTCAAACATCCCATAGCCGGGGCTATAGCCATTACCTTTGTCATTGGAATTTATATGATAATACTCGGAGTGTTTTTGCTCTCCTCCGCCTTTAGGCTCCGCCAACATCGGGACCCGTTTTAG
- a CDS encoding OsmC family protein translates to MKVNIERLDDAFHMRASNENGNTIEMDTSASHGGSGQGVSPMQLLLAGVGGCSAIDIISILKKQKQPLGKFTIEVDGSRVDATPSVFEKIKVTYRLHGDLDENKVRKAIDLSVEKYCSVSKMLEKTAEIETAFEIIRD, encoded by the coding sequence ATGAAGGTAAATATCGAACGTCTCGACGACGCGTTCCACATGCGGGCGTCCAACGAAAACGGAAATACAATCGAAATGGATACTTCCGCAAGCCACGGAGGTAGCGGACAAGGCGTCAGCCCGATGCAACTGTTGCTGGCCGGCGTAGGTGGTTGCAGCGCCATCGACATTATCAGCATACTGAAAAAACAGAAACAGCCGTTGGGCAAATTCACTATCGAGGTGGACGGCTCAAGAGTGGACGCTACTCCGTCGGTTTTCGAAAAAATCAAGGTCACATACCGCCTCCACGGTGACTTGGACGAGAACAAAGTACGCAAGGCCATTGACCTTTCGGTAGAAAAATATTGTTCCGTAAGCAAGATGCTCGAAAAAACGGCGGAGATAGAAACGGCATTCGAAATCATCCGGGACTAA
- the lpxK gene encoding tetraacyldisaccharide 4'-kinase, whose translation MRWNQLLLSPFSLAYRAVTDFRNHLFDIGYKKSFQFDVPVIGVGNLTVGGTGKTPMVEYLVRLLANREKVVTLSRGYGRKTKGFRVVGEGDSPETVGDEPFQMFEKFSGKVTVTVGEERSVAIPIILHEFEETSTIILDDAFQHRYVSPSLNIMLTDYGRPFWEDYVLPAGRLRESRKGAGRADIVVVTKCPGELSEAEMATMERNVKEYAGSETPVCFTTIGYVEPVSMSGSDGELTGPVALVSGLGNAEPFERYAKGRFEVAANFRFGDHHKYSEKDGEKIASAGLDVLTTEKDSVKLSDLSALSGVSLYYLPIETRFLKGESIFVKLVEETLEKYKK comes from the coding sequence ATGCGTTGGAACCAACTGTTGTTAAGCCCCTTCAGTCTAGCTTACCGGGCTGTTACGGACTTCAGAAATCATCTGTTTGATATTGGGTACAAAAAATCGTTCCAGTTTGACGTTCCGGTTATCGGTGTCGGTAACTTGACGGTGGGCGGTACCGGAAAAACTCCTATGGTGGAATATCTGGTTCGTCTGCTGGCAAATCGTGAGAAAGTGGTGACTTTAAGTCGCGGTTACGGTCGTAAAACAAAAGGTTTCAGGGTAGTGGGCGAAGGCGATTCTCCGGAAACAGTTGGGGACGAGCCGTTCCAGATGTTCGAGAAGTTTTCGGGTAAAGTGACCGTAACGGTAGGCGAGGAGCGTTCCGTAGCGATTCCGATTATCCTTCATGAATTCGAAGAAACAAGCACGATAATCCTTGATGACGCTTTTCAGCATCGCTATGTCAGCCCGTCTCTCAATATAATGTTGACCGATTACGGAAGACCGTTCTGGGAGGATTACGTTTTGCCCGCGGGGAGGCTGAGAGAATCGAGAAAAGGAGCTGGCCGTGCGGATATCGTGGTGGTGACCAAATGTCCGGGCGAATTGTCCGAAGCCGAAATGGCGACAATGGAACGGAATGTGAAAGAATATGCGGGAAGCGAAACGCCGGTGTGTTTTACCACTATCGGCTACGTCGAGCCCGTCTCGATGTCCGGTTCGGATGGAGAGCTAACTGGACCGGTGGCGCTGGTTAGCGGACTGGGCAATGCTGAACCCTTTGAGCGCTATGCGAAGGGGAGGTTTGAAGTGGCCGCAAATTTCCGTTTCGGGGATCATCATAAATATTCGGAAAAAGACGGGGAAAAGATAGCCTCGGCGGGTCTGGACGTGTTGACTACGGAAAAAGACTCCGTGAAATTGTCGGATTTATCCGCATTGTCGGGTGTGTCCCTGTATTATTTGCCGATTGAGACACGTTTTCTTAAAGGGGAGAGTATTTTTGTGAAGTTGGTGGAGGAGACTCTGGAAAAATATAAGAAGTAG
- a CDS encoding Nif3-like dinuclear metal center hexameric protein, protein MIKIKEVIRFLERIAPPALQESYDNAGLITGDANLDCQGILITLDTTEEIVDEAIEKGCNMIVAHHPIVFRGLKTFTGRDYVERTVIKAIKNDIAIYAAHTNLDNVANGGVNGKIAEKIGLLDTKILAPKSQNLFKLTTFVPEKDADKVTQALNEAGAGQIGEYKNCSFRSSGTGFFQPGEKSNPHIGAHGTLESVDECRVEVIFPEYMKGNVISALNNAHPYEEVAYYLHRLENTNQETGSGMVGVLPEAMDAEKFLLHLKKCMNLDTIRYTGFESEIRKVAVCGGSGSFLLKRAKAVGADAFVTGDFKYHEFFDAEGKVMIADIGHYESEAFTKELFHEHLSDKFPSIALYLSDINTNPVHYI, encoded by the coding sequence ATGATTAAAATAAAAGAAGTCATACGTTTTTTAGAACGAATAGCGCCACCCGCGTTGCAGGAAAGTTACGATAACGCCGGCCTTATCACCGGCGACGCCAACTTGGACTGCCAAGGCATTCTCATCACCTTGGACACTACCGAGGAAATCGTGGACGAAGCGATTGAAAAAGGGTGCAACATGATTGTGGCCCACCATCCGATCGTTTTCAGGGGTCTAAAAACCTTCACAGGCCGCGATTATGTGGAACGGACTGTAATCAAAGCGATCAAAAACGACATCGCAATTTACGCTGCCCACACAAACTTAGACAATGTGGCCAACGGCGGAGTAAACGGGAAAATAGCGGAGAAAATCGGTTTGCTTGACACGAAAATTCTCGCCCCGAAATCGCAAAACCTGTTTAAGCTTACCACATTCGTCCCGGAAAAAGACGCCGACAAGGTCACTCAAGCGCTCAACGAAGCCGGCGCCGGACAAATCGGTGAGTACAAAAACTGTAGTTTCCGCAGTTCGGGCACGGGATTTTTTCAACCCGGAGAAAAATCAAATCCCCATATCGGCGCGCACGGCACTTTGGAAAGTGTCGACGAATGCCGTGTCGAGGTGATTTTCCCAGAATATATGAAAGGAAACGTAATCAGTGCGCTGAACAACGCCCACCCTTACGAGGAAGTGGCGTACTACCTCCACCGCCTCGAAAACACGAACCAAGAGACAGGTTCGGGCATGGTGGGTGTGTTGCCGGAAGCGATGGACGCCGAAAAATTCCTTCTGCATCTGAAAAAATGCATGAATCTTGACACTATACGTTATACCGGCTTTGAGTCTGAGATTAGGAAAGTCGCCGTATGTGGCGGTTCGGGAAGCTTCCTGCTCAAGCGCGCCAAGGCCGTCGGCGCCGACGCTTTCGTCACCGGAGACTTCAAGTATCACGAGTTCTTCGACGCCGAAGGGAAAGTCATGATCGCGGACATTGGCCACTATGAGAGCGAAGCTTTCACAAAAGAACTCTTTCACGAGCATTTGTCCGATAAATTTCCTAGTATTGCACTCTATTTATCCGATATTAACACCAATCCCGTTCATTATATTTAA
- a CDS encoding DUF4625 domain-containing protein, with translation MKSLYILLASIIVFSLHSCNGPDDSDRNDYPTIKNVKIGKRTGTLPDGKTAPLFLFGDTLKFSADVADSHSLSGFILEVEYTETEKEGTRGWQYETDGDLLGRKEATVLVNDSIVPSSFTVNGTVYQTAQGVYNLTFIVSDTVSLETKLTQKILIMEPPQP, from the coding sequence ATGAAATCTTTATATATCTTACTTGCGTCAATAATCGTGTTTTCCTTGCACTCCTGCAACGGTCCGGACGACTCGGACAGGAACGATTATCCCACAATCAAAAACGTTAAAATAGGAAAACGGACCGGCACGCTACCCGACGGAAAGACAGCTCCGTTATTTCTGTTCGGAGACACGTTGAAATTCTCCGCAGATGTGGCGGACAGCCACTCGCTTTCGGGTTTTATTCTGGAAGTGGAATACACGGAAACGGAAAAAGAGGGAACCCGTGGCTGGCAATACGAAACGGACGGAGACTTATTGGGGAGAAAAGAAGCTACAGTGTTGGTCAACGACAGTATAGTCCCTTCCTCGTTTACGGTCAATGGCACAGTTTACCAAACGGCCCAAGGGGTTTATAACCTAACCTTTATCGTAAGCGATACAGTGAGTCTGGAAACAAAACTAACGCAAAAAATCCTGATTATGGAGCCTCCCCAGCCTTAA
- a CDS encoding rhodanese-like domain-containing protein, with product MKTIDALGLKEMRDQGEDFVLIDVREENEYQLTNIGGEFMPLSRLNDFVEQIPEDKKVVVMCRSGVRSARAIEQLERLGFENCYNLEGGILDYGKKVDKSVIQY from the coding sequence ATGAAAACAATAGACGCATTAGGCTTGAAAGAGATGCGTGACCAGGGCGAAGACTTTGTTCTGATTGACGTAAGGGAAGAGAACGAGTACCAATTGACTAATATTGGCGGGGAATTTATGCCGCTGAGCCGTTTAAACGATTTTGTTGAGCAAATTCCTGAAGACAAGAAAGTGGTTGTGATGTGCCGTAGCGGTGTGCGTAGCGCCAGAGCCATCGAACAACTTGAGCGTCTAGGATTTGAGAATTGCTATAATCTTGAAGGTGGTATCCTTGATTATGGCAAAAAAGTGGACAAGAGCGTTATCCAGTACTGA
- a CDS encoding zinc ribbon domain-containing protein, giving the protein MESTVAQKLDALKKLQSIDSQLDEIKKIRGALPEEVRDLEDEIEGYNTRISKINGEIEELEATIQGNNNGIESARQLIKKYEEQQMNVRNNREYDAITKEVELQTLEIQILEKRTREALQEIDRKKEKIDATNETLAERQKDLDSKREELDTIMKESEDDEAKLLRSRERAYKQVEQRLQRAYDRIRDNARNGLAVVAVERNACGGCFNIVPPQRQADVRERKKVIVCEQCGRIFADVVDIIEEEPKKTKRTTRKKATTKKKTTK; this is encoded by the coding sequence ATGGAGAGTACTGTAGCACAGAAGCTAGATGCGTTAAAAAAGCTCCAGTCGATAGACTCACAGCTTGACGAAATCAAGAAAATCCGGGGCGCGTTGCCCGAAGAGGTCCGCGACTTGGAGGACGAGATTGAAGGTTACAACACGCGTATCTCTAAGATCAACGGCGAAATCGAGGAACTTGAGGCCACCATCCAAGGCAACAACAACGGAATCGAAAGCGCGCGCCAGCTGATCAAGAAGTACGAGGAGCAGCAGATGAACGTCCGCAACAACCGCGAGTATGACGCCATCACCAAGGAAGTGGAACTCCAGACACTGGAAATCCAGATCCTTGAGAAGCGTACGCGCGAAGCTCTTCAGGAAATCGACCGGAAAAAAGAAAAGATCGACGCTACGAACGAAACCCTCGCCGAGCGCCAAAAAGATTTGGACAGCAAGCGTGAGGAGCTCGACACGATCATGAAGGAGAGCGAAGACGACGAAGCCAAGCTTCTCCGTAGTCGCGAACGCGCCTACAAGCAAGTGGAGCAGAGACTTCAGCGCGCTTATGACCGTATCCGCGACAACGCCAGAAACGGTTTGGCCGTAGTTGCCGTTGAGCGTAACGCTTGTGGCGGTTGCTTTAACATCGTTCCTCCGCAGAGGCAAGCCGATGTTCGCGAGCGCAAAAAAGTTATCGTTTGTGAGCAGTGCGGAAGAATCTTCGCCGATGTTGTTGACATCATCGAAGAGGAACCGAAGAAAACCAAGCGCACAACAAGAAAGAAAGCCACCACTAAAAAGAAGACAACAAAATAA
- a CDS encoding putative porin translates to MDRYFKTLTVVAILFGAITGTFAQGNLRRDDTPDRTGGGRKSILDDSSKLVYNPNTLVFTKLADVKYDLGTTYSVDTTLSKFYKWDTRSGSDYTIQNLGNVGTAAKEVFFTPPKIIGKTSGFSVYDYYFKSADKVKFYNTKSPYTSLYWALGSNSRSVLDVSFSRNITPLWNIGADFSFNDVDKAVARSTRNDTETRTTQFDIYTWYKAKSGRYELLANFTTFSNEVRETGGVLIPTNGVFSYDDARLVLNDTDAEAKDKRTNVHLFHQYNLLNGLGVYHEADWLSTSNRYEAFENDASKAKYPILMGKDTTSERSTFTSLTNEMGVKGHWRKWYYQAFFKNRVLSFSQKFVSGTEDDIENSVGGYMRLDIDSTNRISLRGELLLTGDHRFSGKYEGDWFDVSYVREQYAAPYIYDRYTTNHQDWSESFNSQQVDQIKGRAKFDWRGWFHFYPGITLTNFANYLYFVNVTPADEQVSVDPTQEDGRPKYKSLRPVQIQPRQTSGVAQVLSPEAEFEATFGNFGFKGKAVYSIVTGGSSDVFPMPDLFVNAGVYWENKVIMNKIGLRLGVDVHWASEYYAYGYDPTSQQFYLQQESGTSNSISVEGFTNVDLYMNIKMKYFRLFLKYRDATLAQDQVNFVTPYYVVAEPGLDFGISWFFFD, encoded by the coding sequence GTGGATAGATATTTCAAAACATTAACGGTTGTAGCGATTCTTTTCGGAGCGATAACAGGAACTTTCGCGCAAGGCAACCTTAGAAGGGATGATACGCCTGACCGGACGGGAGGTGGCAGGAAAAGTATCTTGGATGATTCTTCCAAGCTGGTTTACAACCCGAACACGTTGGTGTTTACCAAATTGGCTGATGTGAAGTACGATTTGGGAACGACTTATTCGGTAGATACTACACTGAGCAAGTTTTATAAATGGGACACTCGCTCGGGTTCAGATTATACAATCCAGAATTTGGGCAATGTAGGGACGGCGGCCAAAGAGGTGTTCTTCACGCCACCGAAAATCATCGGAAAGACTTCGGGTTTTTCGGTGTATGATTATTACTTCAAGTCTGCCGACAAGGTCAAGTTCTATAATACAAAATCGCCTTACACCAGCCTCTATTGGGCTTTGGGGAGTAATTCGAGGTCTGTTTTGGACGTGAGCTTCAGTAGGAACATCACGCCATTGTGGAACATCGGAGCTGATTTTTCTTTTAACGATGTGGACAAGGCCGTCGCCCGATCGACGAGAAACGATACGGAAACGCGGACCACGCAGTTTGACATTTATACTTGGTATAAAGCGAAAAGCGGGCGGTATGAATTGTTGGCGAACTTTACCACCTTTTCAAATGAGGTTCGGGAGACAGGGGGCGTGTTGATACCTACCAATGGTGTTTTTAGTTACGATGACGCCCGGTTGGTGTTAAATGACACAGACGCCGAGGCGAAAGACAAGCGGACGAATGTTCACCTTTTTCATCAATATAATTTGCTCAATGGTTTGGGAGTGTACCATGAGGCTGATTGGTTGTCTACTTCGAATCGCTACGAAGCCTTTGAGAATGACGCCTCAAAGGCCAAGTATCCGATTTTGATGGGAAAAGACACTACTAGTGAACGTTCGACTTTTACGTCGCTTACGAACGAGATGGGCGTGAAAGGGCATTGGCGCAAGTGGTATTACCAAGCCTTTTTCAAAAACAGAGTTTTAAGCTTTAGTCAAAAATTCGTTTCCGGAACGGAAGACGATATAGAGAATTCTGTTGGCGGCTATATGCGTCTCGATATTGATTCCACTAACCGAATTAGCCTAAGAGGTGAACTTTTGTTGACAGGAGACCACCGATTCTCGGGAAAATACGAAGGGGATTGGTTCGATGTCAGCTACGTTAGGGAGCAATATGCGGCGCCGTATATCTATGATCGGTATACTACCAACCACCAAGATTGGAGCGAGAGCTTTAACTCACAACAAGTGGATCAGATCAAAGGGCGGGCTAAGTTTGACTGGCGAGGCTGGTTCCATTTCTATCCAGGCATAACGCTTACGAACTTTGCCAATTACCTGTATTTCGTAAATGTGACACCGGCGGATGAGCAAGTATCAGTGGACCCGACACAAGAGGATGGAAGGCCAAAATATAAGAGCCTTCGTCCTGTACAGATTCAGCCCCGCCAGACGAGTGGCGTAGCGCAAGTGCTTTCGCCTGAGGCTGAATTTGAAGCTACGTTCGGCAATTTTGGTTTTAAAGGAAAAGCGGTTTACTCTATTGTGACTGGCGGTTCCAGCGATGTGTTTCCTATGCCTGACCTGTTTGTCAATGCCGGAGTGTATTGGGAGAATAAGGTTATCATGAATAAAATAGGCTTGAGATTGGGAGTGGATGTCCATTGGGCTTCCGAATATTACGCTTATGGATACGATCCGACATCTCAGCAATTTTACTTGCAACAAGAATCAGGTACCTCAAACTCTATTTCTGTGGAAGGTTTCACAAATGTGGACCTTTATATGAATATCAAGATGAAATACTTCAGGCTCTTCTTGAAATACAGAGACGCCACGCTGGCCCAAGACCAAGTTAATTTTGTGACGCCTTATTACGTAGTGGCCGAACCTGGGCTGGACTTCGGTATCAGCTGGTTTTTCTTTGATTGA
- a CDS encoding GAF domain-containing protein: MFKFSSIKLKFRLAFFGLIFLSAIGGGLSFVLLEKVGGFHETERQIRDVVSLLDACRGAEKDFLLYGSKSPSFFKTFEDTAVTTHAESVKRINVILNSLKKDENLEDLGLVGDVSGLQAAIVSYSRCFDKLVEAKYQRGFKDWGLVGRMRRYVHDLQQCPSAQEKVFAFSLRRHEKDFMLRQDERYADKLQKTARDFQEFVREASLPHMSASYVEEYSGVIDAYVRQFEKVVEIDRLIGFTADSGLSGQLADIVADAEPRVESLYDGIRIKSEEMEARALWVSSVALALLLIVGGMLSFYFSSVISRPIRVLDRVAKSVLKGDRKQDKVLEKFHLNDEMGSLIKNFRSMLKQIRKQVDQIKLKNEALEAKGKEDKARRKHAEGMADLAGILRKYRTSKNVLCEEVLNFLMSFTNANMGGLFVREEEVMKMCATYASGKRKYMESEFRKGEGLVGRVWQERSAVRMNDLPEEYMKIRSGLGEVSPKYVCLEPVAHGDGEVNGVLELAWLKEPDEQMLEFANAVAEQLSYALDAMYMQETTATLLNESRAMSEELQSNEEELRQNLEEMAATRESLEGVINEKAEQISLQASRGDMFRDLLKAKFGEMLVADADFRIVSAEAESWGNIEKMLNPDLVEKLAKDEALVLDGYGTYNDVKIGGRTVKSVEVYRRRAKGEVFYLLLFSYSQKTELVDG, translated from the coding sequence ATGTTCAAATTTTCAAGTATTAAACTAAAATTCCGTCTTGCGTTTTTCGGTTTGATTTTTCTTTCGGCAATAGGTGGGGGGCTCTCATTTGTGTTGCTTGAAAAGGTGGGGGGCTTTCATGAGACGGAACGGCAGATCAGGGATGTAGTGTCATTGCTTGACGCTTGTCGCGGAGCCGAAAAGGATTTTTTGCTATATGGAAGTAAGTCGCCTTCGTTTTTTAAAACTTTTGAAGATACGGCGGTCACTACACACGCCGAAAGTGTAAAGCGAATAAATGTTATTCTGAATTCCCTGAAAAAAGATGAGAATCTCGAGGATTTGGGCCTCGTTGGGGACGTGTCAGGTTTGCAGGCCGCTATTGTTTCATACTCTCGGTGTTTCGACAAATTAGTTGAGGCGAAATACCAGCGAGGATTCAAAGATTGGGGGCTGGTGGGGCGCATGCGCCGTTATGTGCACGATTTGCAACAGTGTCCTTCGGCTCAGGAGAAAGTTTTCGCTTTTTCGTTGAGAAGGCACGAGAAGGATTTTATGCTGAGGCAGGATGAGCGTTATGCGGACAAGTTGCAGAAAACCGCTCGGGATTTTCAAGAATTTGTAAGGGAGGCTTCTTTGCCTCATATGTCGGCCTCTTATGTGGAGGAGTACAGCGGCGTGATTGACGCTTATGTTCGCCAATTCGAGAAAGTGGTGGAGATAGACCGTTTGATCGGTTTTACGGCGGACAGTGGTTTGTCCGGTCAATTGGCGGATATTGTTGCGGATGCGGAGCCGAGAGTTGAGAGCCTGTATGATGGGATTCGGATTAAAAGTGAAGAGATGGAGGCGCGCGCCCTTTGGGTGAGTTCGGTGGCTTTGGCTTTGTTGCTAATCGTTGGCGGGATGTTGAGTTTCTATTTTTCGTCAGTGATTTCAAGGCCTATACGTGTTCTGGATAGAGTGGCGAAGTCGGTTTTGAAAGGGGACAGAAAGCAAGATAAGGTTCTTGAGAAGTTTCACCTGAATGATGAGATGGGGAGTTTGATTAAAAACTTTCGCTCAATGCTGAAGCAAATCAGGAAGCAGGTGGATCAGATAAAATTGAAAAACGAAGCGTTGGAGGCGAAAGGGAAAGAGGACAAAGCGAGAAGAAAACACGCTGAGGGAATGGCGGATTTGGCGGGGATTCTTCGTAAGTACCGGACGTCGAAAAACGTTCTTTGCGAGGAAGTCTTGAATTTTTTGATGTCGTTTACCAACGCCAACATGGGGGGGCTGTTTGTCCGTGAGGAAGAAGTTATGAAAATGTGCGCCACTTATGCGTCCGGAAAGCGTAAATACATGGAAAGCGAATTCCGAAAAGGAGAGGGGCTTGTAGGGCGAGTATGGCAGGAGAGGAGCGCTGTCAGGATGAACGATTTGCCGGAAGAGTACATGAAGATTCGTTCGGGTTTGGGTGAGGTTTCCCCTAAATATGTTTGCTTGGAACCCGTCGCTCACGGAGATGGTGAGGTGAACGGCGTTTTGGAGCTGGCTTGGTTAAAAGAGCCGGATGAGCAAATGTTGGAGTTTGCCAATGCCGTTGCCGAGCAATTGTCCTATGCGTTGGACGCAATGTACATGCAGGAAACCACCGCGACATTGCTAAACGAATCGCGGGCGATGTCGGAGGAATTGCAAAGCAATGAAGAGGAGTTGAGGCAAAACTTGGAGGAAATGGCGGCGACAAGGGAGAGTTTGGAAGGTGTGATTAATGAGAAGGCCGAACAAATTTCTTTACAGGCGTCCAGAGGCGATATGTTTAGGGACCTGTTAAAAGCCAAATTCGGTGAGATGCTGGTTGCGGATGCCGATTTCAGGATTGTAAGTGCCGAGGCCGAAAGTTGGGGGAATATCGAAAAGATGCTGAATCCCGATCTGGTGGAGAAGTTGGCGAAAGACGAGGCGCTGGTGTTGGACGGTTACGGTACTTATAATGATGTGAAAATCGGAGGTCGGACCGTGAAATCTGTGGAAGTGTATCGCAGAAGGGCGAAAGGCGAAGTTTTTTATCTGTTGCTGTTTTCTTATAGCCAAAAAACTGAGCTGGTGGATGGGTGA